Proteins encoded together in one Oncorhynchus nerka isolate Pitt River linkage group LG19, Oner_Uvic_2.0, whole genome shotgun sequence window:
- the LOC115101311 gene encoding coiled-coil domain-containing protein 85B-like gives MCSNSEIDKRELSKMSDGDLMSFSKKDIVARLRQEEANKMTALIQRGRLIKKVNKQLQEHLLEIRELKVVNNRLQEENQELRELCSFLDDDRMKIKTLSREWQLFGHNAAKVMREDVGGHLKKLADLERVQDGLVKENFDLKELCVVLEEGCVSRGDSSPGGSSELSLQYFVARDFGDGSSSAGSIGSPDPLLVCSPDE, from the coding sequence ATGTGCAGCAACAGCGAGATTGACAAGCGAGAGCTCTCTAAAATGTCCGACGGGGATTTGATGTCATTCTCCAAAAAAGACATCGTGGCCAGGTTGCGCCAAGAGGAGGCCAACAAGATGACAGCCCTTATACAGCGAGGGCGGTTAATTAAAAAGGTTAATAAACAACTGCAGGAGCATTTACTCGAAATCAGGGAACTCAAAGTAGTCAATAATAGGCTTCAGGAGGAGAACCAAGAACTGCGAGAACTATGTAGTTTCCTGGATGATGACAGAATGAAAATAAAAACGCTTTCCCGAGAGTGGCAACTTTTTGGACACAACGCAGCCAAAGTGATGCGTGAGGACGTGGGTGGACATCTGAAGAAGTTAGCTGATTTGGAACGAGTGCAAGATGGATTGGTAAAGGAGAATTTCGATCTCAAGGAACTGTGTGTTGTTCTGGAGGAGGGTTGTGTCAGCAGAGGTGATTCCAGTCCTGGCGGGTCGTCCGAGTTGAGTTTACAGTATTTTGTGGCCCGGGACTTTGGAGACGGAAGTTCCAGCGCTGGGAGCATCGGTAGTCCAGATCCTCTTCTAGTCTGTTCCCCCGATGAATGA
- the tmem223 gene encoding transmembrane protein 223, with protein MTFRYLLSGISKCWSSLARHRLSNVSRLRNLSEVTPRAILSHPSHTPSPSSTCTGMSNGHLYSRVRVAYSLGREGAIWATDTLCFGLLSIRSRVNTQKRYFHVMKKLHQQVPLFRPLSTSTAVAKDVILFEHDRTRFFRLLAVFCGGQFLFWTYLAHFAFTGLRDTGGSGSGGRHVSTTGLAGLWSFDMNLGSNAWRYGFTLACLVIGGGIMGLGALFCRRSVSQVILHKGGGMVTVSTQSPLGPNKGQRITVPLSQVACYAHRQESPTFIPLRVKDRKFYFLLDREGTLNNPQLFDVTVGAYRSF; from the exons ATGACATTTCGGTATTTGTTAAGCGGTATATCGAAGTGCTGGTCTAGTCTTGCACGTCATCGATTATCAAACGTTTCGCGATTGCGGAACCTTAGCGAAGTGACCCCGAGAGCGATATTGAGCCATCCATCACATACACCTTCACCATCGTCGACATGCACTGGCATGAGCAATGGCCACCTGTATAGCCGTGTAAGAGTAGCATACAGTTTGGGGAGAGAGGGTGCTATATGGGCAACAGATACGTTGTGTTTTGGTCTGTTATCAATCCGCTCAAGAGTGAACACACAAAAACGGTACTTTCATGTTATGAAGAAACTGCACCAACAGGTGCCTCTTTTCCGCCCTCTTTCTACATCGACAGCGGTTGCAAAAGACGTGATTCTGTTTGAGCACGACCGAACAAGGTTCTTTCGCCTCTTAGCAGTCTTCTGTGGTGGTCAGTTTCTTTTCTGGACATACCTGGCCCACTTCGCCTTTACTGGTCTTCGAGACACTGGTGGAAGTGGTTCTGGTGGGAGACATGTCTCCACTACTGGCTTGGCAGGACTTTGGAGTTTCGATATGAACCTGGGATCTAATGCTTGGAGATATGGATTCACACTGGCATGCCTTGTTATTG GTGGAGGGATCATGGGACTTGGTGCTCTGTTCTGCCGGCGTTCTGTCAGCCAGGTGATTCTACATAAGGGGGGCGGGATGGTCACCGTGTCGACACAGTCACCCCTGGGACCAAACAAGGGACAGAGAATTACTGTACCCTTGTCACAAGTGGCCTGTTACGCCCACAGACAAGAGTCTCCTACTTTCATTCCCCTCAGGGTGAAAGATCGCAAGTTCTACTTTCTTTTGGACAGAGAAGGCACACTGAATAATCCCCAACTGTTTGATGTTACAGTTGGGGCATATCGATCATTCTAG
- the LOC115101312 gene encoding cofilin-2-like — MASGVTVTDEVITVFNEMKVRKAQANEDEKKKRKKAVLFCLSEDKKHIVLEAGKEILTGDVGTTIADPYLHFVKMLPADDCRYALYDATYETKETKKEDLVFIFWAPEGAPLKSKMIYASSKDAIKKKFTGIKHEWQVNGLEDIKDRRTLAEKLGGSSVVTLEGGPV; from the exons ATG GCCTCTGGGGTGACAGTGACTGATGAAGTTATTACAGTCTTCAATGAGATGAAGGTCCGTAAGGCCCAGGCGAATGAGgatgagaagaagaagaggaagaaggcagTGCTGTTCTGTCTCAGCGAGGACAAGAAGCACATTGTCCTTGAAGCAGGTAAAGAGATTCTGACTGGTGATGTGGGTACCACCATCGCAGACCCTTACCTGCACTTTGTCAAGATGCTGCCTGCAGACGACTGTCGCTACGCCCTCTATGACGCAACCTATGAGACCAAGGAGACCAAGAAGGAGGACCTTGTCTTCATCTTCTG GGCCCCAGAAGGTGCTCCACTGAAGAGCAAAATGATCTATGCCAGCTCAAAGGATGCCATTAAGAAGAAATTCACAG GTATCAAGCATGAATGGCAAGTTAACGGTTTGGAGGACATCAAAGATCGGCGCACCTTAGCAGAGAAGCTTGGAGGCTCATCAGTGGTCACCCTTGAAGGTGGGCCTGTATAA
- the LOC115101313 gene encoding transmembrane protein 151B, with the protein MPAVTGEAPLLNGGRREEKNPVLTPFPFLVFLPPVQRPCKQSLPGSLCRESHWKCLLLTLLMFGCFATLGWCSFYRVTVMAADEHGLYYGGRARLYHDSPCSNGYVYIPVAFLIMLYLVYLVECWHCFSKTSSLARVRISKVYNRVQRLQQAMPCIWWKAISYHYVRRTRQVTRYRNGDAYTTTQVYHERVNTHTASSEFDYTRHGVKDVSKELLGLLEHPAVRLRFTKCFSFASAHAEAAYLTQRARFFAENEGLDDYMEAREGMHLKNVDFREHMLAFPDPAWPPWFSRRRMYWLISALMLSWPLRVVSEYRTAYVHYHVEKLFGENEEVNDNDSTEMGSYRSGQENGQRGGPRLRVISRVNTVDITELEWHIRCNQQMVPSYSEALLMDLNTNNTTSSPSAFTGATRVPMRRNSSYVLQSCPRCRRSTSSSSLPSRVRGNVAMGAGSLTYGTVGRMGGGRLALSRSGFSLGRLHTVRQACLFHSRSLGAGMGSRGDEGGGFLGLGLRRANEESRGVLEGEGFEEDENSLQLEEDREQELERVRAEIMQGVACVTERPPAYQEALHLPVLIVHGEESCHGGEDLDTG; encoded by the exons ATGCCTGCGGTGACCGGAGAAGCGCCCTTACTGAACGGGGGCAGAAGAGAAGAG AAAAATCCAGTTTTAACACCCTTTCCTTTCCTTGTCTTTCTGCCTCCTGTT CAGCGTCCCTGTAAACAGTCCCTTCCCGGGTCCCTATGCCGAGAGTCCCATTGGAAGTGCCTGCTCCTCACGCTGCTGATGTTCGGCTGTTTCGCCACGCTGGGATGGTGCTCTTTTTACCGCGTCACTGTCATGGCTGCCGATGAACACGGCCTCTACTACGGTGGCCGCGCCCGCCTCTACCATGACAGCCCCTGCTCCAACGGCTACGTCTACATCCCGGTGGCCTTCCTGATCATGCTGTACCTGGTCTACCTGGTGGAGTGCTGGCACTGCTTCTCTAAAACATCCTCTCTGGCCCGGGTGAGGATTAGCAAGGTGTACAACAGGGTCCAGAGGCTGCAGCAGGCCATGCCCTGTATCTGGTGGAAGGCCATCAGCTATCACTATGTGAGACGGACACGGCAGGTGACTCGATACCGCAATGGTGACGCTTACACCACCACACAGGTGTACCATGAGcgggtcaacacacacacagccagctcTGAATTTGACTATACCCGACATGGTGTCAAGGACGTATCCAAGGAGCTTCTTGGCCTTCTGGAGCACCCGGCCGTACGCCTTCGTTTCACCAAGTGTTTCAGCTTTGCCAGTGCCCATGCCGAGGCTGCCTACCTCACCCAGCGCGCACGCTTCTTCGCAGAGAACGAGGGTCTGGATGACTACATGGAGGCACGGGAGGGCATGCACCTGAAGAACGTGGACTTCCGTGAGCACATGCTAGCCTTTCCTGACCCGGCGTGGCCGCCCTGGTTCTCTCGCCGGCGCATGTATTGGCTGATCTCAGCCCTGATGTTGTCCTGGCCACTACGTGTGGTGTCAGAGTACCGTACGGCGTATGTCCACTATCATGTGGAGAAGCTGTTTGGTGAGAACGAGGAAGTCAATGACAATGACAGCACTGAGATGGGCAGCTACCGCTCAGGCCAGGAGAATGGGCAACGCGGTGGCCCCAGATTACGTGTCATATCGAGGGTCAACACGGTAGACATCACTGAACTGGAGTGGCACATTCGCTGCAACCAGCAGATGGTGCCCAGTTACTCCGAGGCGTTGCTGATGGATCTGAACACCAACAACACAACATCTTCGCCCTCTGCGTTTACCGGGGCAACGCGTGTCCCTATGAGGCGGAACTCTAGCTACGTCCTCCAGAGCTGCCCCCGCTGTCGCAGGTCCACCAGCAGCTCCTCGCTCCCCTCGCGAGTCAGGGGGAACGTGGCGATGGGGGCGGGCTCTTTGACATATGGGACAGTGGGAAGGATGGGAGGAGGAAGGCTAGCCCTCAGCCGCAGTGGATTCTCTCTGGGCCGTTTGCACACTGTGCGGCAGGCCTGCCTGTTTCACTCCCGGAGCCTTGGTGCagggatggggagtagagggGATGAAGGTGGTGGGTTTCTGGGACTGGGCCTCCGCCGGGCTAATGAAGAGAGCAGAGGGGTACTGGAGGGAGAAGGATTTGAAGAGGATGAGAATAGTCTGCAgctagaggaggatagagagcagGAACTAGAGAGAGTGAGGGCTGAGATCATGCAGGGAGTGGCCTGTGTGACAGAGAGACCACCAGCTTATCAGGAAGCTCTCCACTTGCCTGTGTTGATCGTCCATGGTGAGGAGAGCTGCCATGGAGGGGAGGACCTTGACACAGGATAG